A region of the Sinorhizobium arboris LMG 14919 genome:
GACCCTTGCGCCTCCCGAGCGCCAGAAACAAATTCCCGAAACAACTCAACCGACTATCACTCACGGCGGTTTCCCGGCCGGCACCTGGGAACCACACCGGTGGTGGCAAAATTGACAATCTTTCGCTTCGGCCTCAACCTTCCCGTGCCGGATTGTCCGGTATGCCGCGACTCTGGATGAGGGTCGCACGACGGAGGGATCGATGGAAGCATTAGTGCCTATCATTACCCAGTTGATTGCGGGGGCAGCCGGCGGCAACGCAACCAGCGCCATGCTGAAGCAACAGGCATTTGGCGTCGTGGCCCGCACGATCGTCGGTGCTATCGGCGGTCTCGGCGGAGGGTTCCTGATTCAAATGCTCGGCGGAGAGGCGGCCGCGACCGGTCTGGCCATGCAGGCGATCGGCGCCCTCATCGGCGGCGGCGTGCTCAATGGCATCGTCGGGCAGTTCGTCGGCAAACAGGCCTGACCCTTCAGGCAACATCATGGCAAGGTAAAAGGCGGCCGCGGCCGCCTTTTCTGCGTAAGGGGGGACGGGCCATCCAAAGCGGTTCGCAATCTCGATCCGGATGCCTGCGACTCGATGGAAATATGTCAACCAAACTGACATATATTGCGGTATGTTTGCGAAAAGCAATTCGATTGAAAGGATGTGAACGCGTGGCCGGCCAGATCAGGAACACGAGCATAAGCAACAGCGCTGGCGAAGATGCGGACACGATCGATTTCGAGATCATCGAGCTGCTGTTCTTTGCCTATCGCGACTTTACCGGCGATCCGGACGCCATTCTCGAGAAGAGCGGATTCGGCCGCGCGCACCACCGCGTCGTGCATTTCGTCAACCGCGAACCTGGCATGACCGTGGCGGATCTTCTCGACACGCTGAAGATCACCAAGCAGAGTCTTGCCCGCGTCCTCAAGCAACTGATCGATTCCGGGTATATCCGGCAGGTCACCGGTCCCGAGGACAGGCGTCAGCGGATGCTTTACACGACACCGGACGGCCAGGCCCTGGCACGGGCTCTTGCCGAACCACAGTCCCGCCGCATAGCGGATGCTTTGGCAAAGGCCGGACCGGGCGCGCGGGAAACCGTGAAGCGGTTCCTCGCCAATATGATGAACGACGTAGGCGACTGATCCAAGGGAACGCCCGAGAGTCACACAACGATTCAAAATGTTACGCGACCTGTGCGGGTCTGATTGGACGCCGGCTTGTCGTTCGTGGCAAAACGGGTAGCCCCTTGAATAGACGGGAGACCGCGGCGCATGTGCCGCTTTGTCTTCCGCATCTTGGGCGCAGCCTTCCGGCAGTGACCGGCAATGAGGGTACCGAACGATGATAGCAAAGGCGACAGTCTCCGACGATGCGGCACATCTTCTGGTCGTCGACGATGACCGGCGCATCCGCGACCTGCTCAACCGCTATCTGGTCGAGCAGGGGTTTCGCGTAACGACGGCAGCCGATGCCGACGAGGCACGACGAAAGCTGATCGGTATCGATTTCGATCTTCTGGTCGTCGACGTGATGATGCCGGGGGAAAGCGGCATCGCTCTGACGCAAAGCCTCAGGCAGATCAAGTCGGTGCCGATCATCATGCTCACGGCCCTGGCGGAAGCGAACTCTCGTATAGAAGGGCTGGAAGCGGGCGCCGACGATTACCTGCCGAAGCCTT
Encoded here:
- a CDS encoding MarR family winged helix-turn-helix transcriptional regulator; translation: MAGQIRNTSISNSAGEDADTIDFEIIELLFFAYRDFTGDPDAILEKSGFGRAHHRVVHFVNREPGMTVADLLDTLKITKQSLARVLKQLIDSGYIRQVTGPEDRRQRMLYTTPDGQALARALAEPQSRRIADALAKAGPGARETVKRFLANMMNDVGD